In Pedobacter sp. W3I1, one DNA window encodes the following:
- a CDS encoding FAD-dependent oxidoreductase encodes MTLCILKYKNMLLENKKVAIIGGGPVGLTMARLLQQKGSHVAVYERDSNPLSRIWGGTLDLHKHSGQKAMKMAGLLEEYYRVALPMGINVTDKNGTIIYSKTPTTENKFENPEINRNDLRKLLIGSLKPETVFWDNKILEVKVYNGKWLLHVEDKPYTTADVVIVANGGMSKIRRYVTDAEPEETGTYIIQGDVDNPEINCSEFYKLCNGNRLMCADNGTLIVANPYNNGVLTYGIILRKPEGYQNINHVNFGSPNNIRRFLTEKFHGWNQTFRELINATTFYAVLHTRKLPLDQPWKNNRPLPITLIGDAAHLMPPFAGQGVNSGLMDALILSDNLTDGKFETIEAAVSDYEEQMFNYAAEAQKASSENEMEMRSPNFSFQKLLHL; translated from the coding sequence ATAACTTTGTGTATATTAAAATATAAGAACATGTTACTAGAAAATAAAAAGGTTGCGATTATCGGCGGTGGACCCGTTGGGCTGACAATGGCCAGATTACTACAGCAAAAAGGTAGCCATGTAGCTGTCTACGAAAGAGATTCAAATCCCCTTTCCCGTATTTGGGGTGGAACGTTAGACCTCCACAAACATTCAGGCCAAAAAGCTATGAAAATGGCAGGATTATTAGAAGAATATTACAGGGTCGCATTACCTATGGGTATTAATGTTACTGATAAAAATGGTACAATCATCTATAGTAAGACACCAACTACCGAAAACAAGTTTGAGAATCCTGAAATTAACCGGAACGACTTACGTAAACTATTGATTGGTAGCTTAAAACCCGAGACCGTATTTTGGGATAATAAGATTCTGGAGGTAAAAGTATACAATGGAAAATGGTTATTGCACGTGGAGGACAAACCGTATACAACGGCAGATGTTGTGATCGTAGCCAATGGGGGAATGTCGAAAATAAGAAGATACGTCACTGATGCCGAGCCCGAGGAAACCGGAACCTACATCATTCAGGGAGATGTTGATAATCCGGAAATCAACTGTTCCGAATTTTACAAACTGTGTAATGGAAACCGGCTGATGTGCGCAGATAACGGCACTTTAATAGTAGCCAATCCGTACAATAACGGCGTGCTGACCTATGGCATAATATTAAGAAAACCGGAAGGATATCAAAATATCAACCATGTAAACTTTGGGAGCCCTAATAACATTCGTCGATTTCTCACTGAAAAATTCCATGGATGGAACCAAACGTTTCGTGAACTGATTAATGCAACAACATTTTACGCAGTACTGCATACAAGAAAATTGCCGTTAGATCAACCCTGGAAAAATAACCGTCCCCTACCTATAACGCTTATTGGCGATGCGGCGCATCTTATGCCACCTTTTGCCGGCCAGGGCGTAAATTCAGGATTGATGGACGCCTTGATTTTATCGGATAACCTGACAGATGGAAAATTTGAAACAATAGAAGCAGCGGTCAGTGATTATGAAGAACAAATGTTTAATTACGCAGCAGAAGCACAAAAAGCATCTAGCGAAAACGAAATGGAAATGCGTTCTCCCAACTTTTCTTTCCAAAAACTCCTTCATTTATAA
- a CDS encoding LytTR family DNA-binding domain-containing protein — MIKTILIDDELHCIKALENDLVKFCPEIDVVATCTSAKAGIMAINEHRPELIFLDVEMPVMNGFEMLQLLDSSRIPHVIFSTAYQQFAIKALRASAIDYLLKPIDRVELKQAVDRATRLLSSENDQIRHVDNLLENQKMAVEQQKIALPMRDGYDFIALGDILYCKADGAYTLIVLSNGKTILLSKQLGELEPTFPDHLFARIHHSYLVNLRQISQFKKVDGAYLIMNNGDSLSVSRSKKEQLMQKLGLKS; from the coding sequence ATGATTAAAACGATCCTTATTGACGATGAACTTCATTGCATTAAAGCACTTGAAAACGATCTGGTAAAATTTTGCCCGGAAATCGATGTGGTGGCCACCTGTACTTCGGCAAAGGCCGGAATTATGGCCATTAATGAGCATCGCCCCGAACTGATATTTTTAGATGTAGAGATGCCAGTAATGAATGGTTTCGAAATGCTGCAGCTGTTAGACAGTTCGCGCATTCCGCATGTTATTTTTAGCACGGCTTACCAACAGTTTGCGATTAAGGCATTAAGGGCCAGTGCGATCGATTATCTGCTTAAGCCAATCGATCGGGTAGAATTGAAACAGGCTGTTGACCGTGCCACACGTCTGTTAAGTAGCGAAAATGATCAGATCCGTCACGTTGATAATTTGCTCGAAAATCAAAAAATGGCTGTCGAACAGCAAAAAATCGCGTTACCAATGCGAGATGGGTATGATTTTATTGCTTTGGGCGATATTTTGTACTGCAAGGCGGACGGCGCCTATACTTTAATTGTGCTCAGCAACGGAAAAACCATTCTGCTCTCTAAACAGCTCGGTGAGCTAGAGCCTACATTCCCGGATCATCTGTTCGCTAGAATCCATCATTCATACCTGGTAAATCTGCGCCAGATCAGCCAGTTTAAAAAAGTGGATGGGGCCTATCTCATTATGAATAATGGAGACTCTTTAAGTGTATCCCGATCAAAAAAAGAGCAACTAATGCAAAAGCTTGGGCTGAAATCCTAG
- a CDS encoding sensor histidine kinase encodes MFRPLKLKWILINQLIFLAFFSVIATAQSSSSGYRELNVNNGLPQSFISGLAQDRQGFIWIGTKDGLARYDGKKFKVFKNVKNDPNTLLASVIIGFSLDNADQLWIAYANGHMDILNTYTEQIFHLTKHPAYQQLFLNIKGGSSVVRDAALNYWVLCNKGGLYLVNLHKRSVRYYTEKEFNLTGSPITGIAANEDQVVLVNQTKLAYVSTALKVLKTITYGLHVKQRPILEVNNMPVCRRNGDVIIFTKGRITIYNKKLNSFIYITLPIINLNRPPAWAADQYGNLYFDYIGKIYKLNLKNKLLVWRELSQKNQNTVNILIDRSGVLWRGTNGYGLQLFDMRLQRMPQFRYQKNFATDLLTNHLNGNTAWTTRNFISPTDSYLFRWLEEKRNRKIWILAARIDKTNYQQIAYYRQGKFNIQTWKFQGNFPNYAIGQIALSASGKLWGLDYFLRPLLLDTTKQLATPFAKIPAKNMELRHDVAAFLIDGEDDFWISTTLGLVYYNMRTKLSKHFIDELPSIELTHMIEDPKDKRYLWIGSLGGGLIKFNKQTHKYQTYTTQDDLPNNTIYAIIATDPETFWCSSNKGIFSFNSRTKAVQSFTMLDGLALDEFNRFHFFSLPDGKLAFGGTNGYTVFDPKKVASDHFVPMPTLTGVSINNKPADFGLAGSPFKQAINSLTEIRLPYNQNSLILNFAADEYNIPEKLRYRYELAGFDEQWVNSAGDNSLTYTNIPPGRYTLKINVTNTAGLWSPKTKTLTVIITPPWWGTWWFVIVMVTTVGITAYFIVRQRIKNIRRKEQEKHKIEQDIMRLEAQALRSQMNPHFIFNCLNSIKALMQEDDKQHAIDYLTTFARLIRGQLNNAKGEISLYEELETCKLYVQLESLRFADKLNCRFIVDENAPLHEILVPPLILQPFIENAIWHGVLPLADGGDILINVFQNLDVIECTIDDNGVGREAVAKNIRHQSKGLQLVEDRINLHNQINANAASIEVIDKKDKNNNPIGTLVKLRFKLPHD; translated from the coding sequence ATGTTTAGGCCCTTAAAACTGAAGTGGATATTGATAAATCAGCTGATTTTTTTAGCTTTTTTTTCGGTTATTGCTACCGCCCAATCCAGCTCGTCTGGTTACCGGGAACTCAATGTTAATAACGGACTTCCACAATCTTTTATCAGCGGGCTCGCCCAAGATCGGCAAGGCTTTATTTGGATCGGTACCAAGGACGGATTAGCGAGGTACGACGGCAAAAAATTTAAGGTTTTTAAGAACGTTAAAAATGACCCGAACACGCTCTTGGCTAGCGTGATTATTGGTTTTTCGCTAGACAACGCTGACCAGCTTTGGATTGCCTATGCTAACGGACACATGGATATCCTGAACACCTATACCGAGCAAATTTTTCACCTTACCAAACATCCCGCATATCAACAGTTGTTCCTTAACATTAAGGGTGGCTCTTCAGTAGTACGAGACGCAGCACTGAATTATTGGGTTTTATGCAATAAGGGCGGCCTTTATTTGGTTAACCTGCATAAACGTAGTGTAAGGTATTATACCGAAAAAGAATTCAATTTAACAGGCTCTCCAATAACCGGGATCGCTGCAAACGAAGATCAAGTGGTTTTGGTTAATCAAACTAAACTGGCATATGTGAGCACGGCATTGAAAGTCTTGAAGACAATTACCTACGGGCTTCATGTAAAGCAGCGTCCCATACTGGAGGTAAATAATATGCCAGTTTGCAGGCGCAACGGCGATGTCATTATTTTCACCAAGGGTCGAATTACAATTTATAACAAAAAGTTAAACTCGTTTATTTATATCACGCTCCCAATAATCAATTTAAATCGTCCCCCAGCATGGGCAGCTGATCAATATGGCAATCTGTACTTTGATTATATAGGTAAGATCTATAAGCTCAATTTAAAGAACAAGCTTCTCGTTTGGCGCGAACTCTCCCAAAAAAATCAAAATACGGTTAACATTTTGATAGACCGATCTGGAGTTTTATGGAGGGGAACCAACGGTTACGGCCTGCAATTATTCGATATGCGCCTGCAACGGATGCCCCAGTTTCGGTATCAGAAGAATTTTGCAACAGATCTGCTCACTAACCATCTTAATGGCAACACCGCATGGACCACAAGAAACTTTATAAGTCCTACCGACTCCTACCTCTTTCGTTGGCTGGAAGAAAAGAGGAATCGAAAAATTTGGATTCTTGCCGCCCGTATCGATAAAACTAACTATCAGCAGATCGCCTATTATAGACAAGGAAAATTCAATATCCAAACCTGGAAATTTCAGGGTAATTTTCCAAACTACGCTATTGGCCAAATCGCCCTTAGCGCATCTGGTAAACTGTGGGGGCTCGATTATTTTCTCCGCCCCCTGTTGCTTGATACTACCAAACAACTTGCCACCCCTTTCGCTAAAATTCCAGCCAAGAACATGGAGCTTCGGCATGATGTTGCAGCATTTTTAATCGACGGGGAAGATGATTTCTGGATCAGTACAACTTTAGGACTGGTTTATTATAATATGCGAACGAAGCTCAGCAAGCATTTTATAGACGAGCTTCCGAGCATCGAACTTACCCATATGATCGAAGATCCAAAAGACAAGAGATACCTATGGATTGGTTCATTGGGCGGTGGCCTCATTAAATTCAACAAGCAGACGCATAAATACCAAACTTACACCACACAAGACGATCTCCCGAACAATACCATCTATGCTATTATCGCCACAGACCCGGAAACCTTCTGGTGCAGCTCGAACAAAGGCATTTTCTCATTCAATTCCCGAACAAAAGCGGTACAAAGTTTCACCATGCTTGATGGACTTGCCCTTGACGAGTTTAACCGGTTTCATTTTTTCAGTCTGCCTGATGGGAAATTAGCTTTCGGCGGCACGAACGGCTACACAGTTTTCGACCCTAAAAAGGTTGCAAGCGACCATTTTGTTCCAATGCCTACGTTGACGGGGGTTAGTATCAATAACAAGCCTGCCGATTTCGGTTTGGCAGGCTCTCCGTTTAAACAGGCCATTAATAGCCTGACTGAAATTAGACTGCCTTATAACCAAAATTCCCTGATTTTAAATTTTGCAGCCGATGAGTATAATATTCCCGAGAAACTCCGCTATCGCTATGAGCTTGCAGGCTTTGATGAACAATGGGTAAATTCAGCGGGCGACAATTCCCTCACCTACACCAACATTCCCCCTGGCCGCTATACCTTAAAAATTAATGTAACCAATACCGCAGGCCTTTGGAGCCCAAAAACAAAAACCTTAACTGTCATTATTACCCCTCCATGGTGGGGCACATGGTGGTTTGTAATTGTTATGGTGACTACCGTAGGAATTACAGCTTACTTTATCGTAAGACAACGCATTAAAAACATTAGAAGAAAAGAACAGGAGAAACATAAAATCGAACAAGATATTATGCGCTTAGAGGCACAAGCGCTTCGATCTCAAATGAATCCGCACTTTATCTTCAACTGTTTGAATTCTATTAAAGCATTGATGCAAGAAGACGATAAGCAGCATGCTATAGATTACCTCACTACTTTTGCCAGGCTGATCAGGGGCCAATTAAACAATGCGAAGGGAGAGATCAGCCTGTATGAAGAATTGGAAACCTGTAAATTGTATGTACAATTGGAGTCGCTAAGGTTTGCAGATAAGCTTAATTGTAGGTTTATTGTAGATGAGAATGCCCCACTGCATGAAATCTTGGTTCCGCCATTGATCCTCCAACCTTTTATTGAGAATGCCATTTGGCATGGCGTGCTTCCTTTGGCCGATGGCGGCGATATTTTGATTAATGTATTTCAAAACCTCGATGTGATCGAATGTACGATAGACGATAACGGTGTTGGAAGGGAAGCCGTTGCAAAAAACATTAGGCATCAATCTAAAGGCTTGCAATTGGTTGAAGACCGCATTAATTTACACAATCAAATTAACGCCAATGCTGCCTCTATTGAGGTAATCGATAAAAAAGATAAAAATAACAACCCGATAGGAACCTTGGTAAAACTACGATTCAAATTGCCCCATGATTAA